One Myotis daubentonii chromosome 12, mMyoDau2.1, whole genome shotgun sequence genomic region harbors:
- the LOC132213839 gene encoding putative MAGE domain-containing protein MAGEA13P, with translation MPRRKKSQCPKPKQSLQAPVEAPGLGAAQAPLTEEGAASTSLSALIERIIEVVMAAGISSVSQNSQRACSSSTAIKATPSSKSNEPSSSQEEGPTTLQAPPNPGSLSAEVLQNKMSELVRFLSVKYVTKEPITKAEMLETVMREHKDHFPEVFKRACECMEIVFGIEVKEVDPPSHSYELVKLLDLTYDGMLSDAQGMPKTGLLVVILGIIFMHGNRAPEEVIWKMLNVIGVHAGKKDFIYGEPRKLITEDLVQEKYLEYRPVPDSDPPRYEFLWGPRAHAETTKMKVLKFFARATGNDPTALSDCYEDALKDERERAEAKAATGDGQ, from the coding sequence ATGCCTCGCCGTAAGAAGAGTCAGTGCCCCAAGCCCAAACAAAGCCTCCAGGCCCCAGTCGAGGCGCCAGGCCTCGGGGCTGCACAGGCTCCTCTAACTGAGGAGGGAGCTGCCTCCACCTCTCTTTCTGCTTTGATTGAGCGCATCATAGAGGTTGTGATGGCTGCTGGAATATCAAGTGTTTCCCAGAATTCCCAGAGAGCCTGCTCCTCCTCCACTGCCATCAAAGCCACTCCTTCGAGCAAATCAAATGAGCCCTCCAGCAGCCAAGAAGAGGGTCCAACCACTTTGCAGGCTCCACCAAATCCTGGGTCCTTGTCTGCTGAAGTGCTACAAAATAAGATGTCTGAACTGGTGCGCTTCCTGAGTGTCAAATATGTAACAAAGGAGCCCATCACAAAGGCAGAAATGCTAGAGACTGTCATGAGAGAGCACAAGGATCACTTCCCTGAGGTCTTCAAGAGAGCCTGCGAGTGCATGGAGATTGTCTTTGGCATAGAAGTGAAGGAAGTGGACCCTCCCAGCCATTCCTACGAGCTCGTCAAATTACTAGACCTCACCTACGATGGGATGCTGAGTGATGCCCAGGGCATGCCCAAGACTGGCCTCCTGGTAGTAATCTTGGGCATAATCTTCATGCACGGAAACCGTGCCCCAGAAGaggtaatctggaaaatgctGAATGTGATTGGGGTGCATGCTGGGAAGAAAGATTTCATCTATGGGGAGCCCAGGAAGCTCATCACTGAAGATCTCGTGCAGGAGAAGTACTTGGAATACCGGCCGGTGCCCGATAGCGATCCTCCGCGCTATGAGTTCCTGTGGGGTCCAAGAGCCCATGCCGAAACCACCAAGATGAAAGTCCTGAAATTTTTCGCCAGGGCCACTGGGAATGACCCCACTGCTCTCTCAGACTGTTATGAGGATGCActgaaagatgagagagagagagctgaggcCAAAGCTGCCACCGGTGATGGTCAGTAA